A section of the Ornithinimicrobium sufpigmenti genome encodes:
- a CDS encoding M14 family metallopeptidase: MSERRRLRPSFAIGEVRVRAGSRREVSLPISRLVTGAEVSLPVHVLHGREDGPTVWVNAAIHGDEVVGIEIVRRVMAQLDPRSIRGTVIAVPIVNVLGVMTRDRYMPDRRDLNRSFPGSVRGSLAGRIAHLFMNEVVHKCDVGIDLHTGSDRRTNLPQIRCDLEDPRTRELAEAFGAPVMYHARLRDGSLRSAAREAGARVLLYEAGEAWRFDEWAITPGVDGVLRVLATLGMIDPPEESVEAPRPSDVCWRSGWVRARRTGIVHMDVDLGQHVKEGDRLGELFNSFGKRLAIVKADRTGVVIGRSEAPLANRGDALVHLGELGESSDD; the protein is encoded by the coding sequence GTGAGCGAACGACGGCGGCTACGCCCGTCGTTCGCCATCGGCGAGGTCAGGGTGCGGGCCGGCTCCCGGCGGGAGGTGAGCCTGCCGATCTCGCGACTGGTCACGGGTGCCGAGGTGAGCCTGCCCGTACACGTCCTCCACGGCCGCGAGGACGGTCCGACCGTGTGGGTCAACGCCGCGATCCACGGCGACGAGGTCGTCGGCATCGAGATCGTCCGCCGGGTGATGGCCCAGCTGGACCCCCGGAGCATCCGCGGCACCGTCATCGCCGTGCCCATCGTCAACGTGCTGGGCGTGATGACCCGTGACCGCTACATGCCGGACAGGCGCGACCTCAACCGCAGCTTCCCGGGCTCGGTGCGGGGCTCGCTCGCGGGCCGGATCGCCCACCTGTTCATGAACGAGGTCGTGCACAAGTGCGACGTGGGGATCGACCTGCACACCGGATCGGACCGGCGCACCAACCTGCCGCAGATCCGCTGCGACCTGGAGGACCCGCGCACCCGCGAGCTGGCGGAGGCCTTCGGTGCACCGGTGATGTACCACGCCCGGCTCCGGGACGGCTCGCTGCGCTCCGCCGCCCGGGAGGCCGGCGCCCGCGTGCTGCTCTACGAGGCGGGGGAGGCCTGGCGCTTCGACGAGTGGGCCATCACGCCCGGGGTGGACGGGGTGCTGCGGGTGCTGGCCACGCTCGGGATGATCGACCCGCCCGAGGAGTCGGTCGAGGCGCCCCGTCCCAGCGACGTGTGCTGGCGCTCGGGCTGGGTCCGTGCCCGCCGGACGGGCATCGTGCACATGGACGTCGACCTCGGCCAGCACGTCAAGGAAGGAGACCGGCTCGGTGAGCTGTTCAACTCCTTCGGCAAGCGGCTGGCCATCGTCAAGGCCGACCGCACGGGCGTGGTCATCGGCCGCTCCGAAGCCCCGCTGGCCAACCGCGGAGACGCCCTCGTGCACCTCGGCGAGCTCGGCGAGTCGTCCGACGACTGA
- a CDS encoding ATP-dependent zinc protease family protein, with product MSERAHHTTEQTVVGWREWVRLPEVGVDWVKAKVDTGAKTSSLHAFDLRTFDRDGHDWVRFVVHPWQATAEDEVVVELPVHDSRTVRSSSGHAEERYVVLLPVVLGGRTVPAEVTLTGRDEMGFRMLVGREVLVQGYLVDPARSYLGGRPPRELRRRNWGRA from the coding sequence GTGTCGGAGCGAGCCCATCACACCACAGAGCAGACCGTCGTCGGCTGGCGGGAATGGGTGCGCCTGCCCGAGGTAGGGGTGGACTGGGTCAAGGCCAAGGTGGACACGGGCGCGAAGACCTCCTCCCTGCACGCCTTCGACCTGCGCACCTTCGACCGCGACGGGCACGACTGGGTCCGCTTCGTCGTCCACCCGTGGCAGGCGACCGCCGAGGACGAGGTGGTCGTGGAGCTGCCCGTCCACGACTCGCGCACGGTCCGGTCCTCCTCCGGCCACGCCGAGGAGAGGTATGTGGTGCTGCTCCCCGTCGTGCTCGGCGGGCGGACCGTCCCGGCCGAGGTGACGCTCACCGGCCGTGACGAGATGGGTTTCCGGATGCTGGTCGGACGGGAGGTCCTGGTGCAGGGCTACCTCGTGGACCCGGCCCGCTCCTACCTGGGTGGTCGTCCGCCCCGGGAGCTGCGGCGTCGCAACTGGGGCCGCGCGTGA
- the rimK gene encoding 30S ribosomal protein S6--L-glutamate ligase, which produces MKLAILSRSLRAYSTQRLRTAALDRGHQVKVLDTLRFGIDLTGEEPDLSFRGRQLSSYDAILPRIGASVTYFGTAVVRQFEQMDVYTPNTANGIMNSRDKLRATQILSRHAIAMPATAFVRNRDDVRSAISMVGGAPVVIKLLEGTQGIGVILAPTAKVAEAIIETLHGTNQQVLIQHFVKESRGKDIRALVVGDRVVAAMRRRAQGDEFRSNVHRGGSVEGVELDPAYAEVAVRAAHIMGLRVAGVDMLEGDEGPLVMEVNSSPGLQGIEAATKLDVAGAIVDYIADQVGFPDIDVRQRLAVSTGYGVAEIAVMSGSDMIGKTLAESGLRENDIQVLTLHRGTRVVPNPLPGKELEDGDRLLCFGRLENMRSLIPARSRRPRRVRRLPKNPILEHESAS; this is translated from the coding sequence ATGAAGCTCGCCATCCTCTCCCGGTCGCTGCGCGCCTACTCCACCCAGCGCCTGCGCACCGCCGCCCTCGACCGGGGTCACCAGGTCAAGGTGCTGGATACCCTGCGCTTCGGGATCGACCTCACCGGCGAGGAACCGGACCTGTCCTTCAGAGGGAGGCAGCTGTCCAGCTACGACGCGATCCTGCCCCGGATCGGGGCGTCGGTCACCTACTTCGGCACCGCGGTGGTGCGGCAGTTCGAGCAGATGGACGTCTACACGCCCAACACCGCCAACGGCATCATGAACAGCCGGGACAAGCTGCGCGCCACGCAGATCCTGTCCCGCCACGCGATCGCGATGCCGGCGACCGCGTTCGTGCGCAACCGCGACGACGTGCGCAGCGCGATCTCGATGGTCGGCGGGGCCCCGGTCGTCATCAAGCTGCTCGAGGGCACCCAGGGCATCGGCGTCATCCTCGCCCCGACCGCGAAGGTCGCCGAGGCGATCATCGAGACCCTGCACGGCACCAACCAGCAGGTGCTCATCCAGCACTTCGTCAAGGAGTCGAGGGGCAAGGACATCCGCGCCCTGGTCGTCGGGGACCGGGTGGTCGCGGCCATGCGGCGACGGGCCCAGGGCGATGAGTTCCGCTCCAACGTCCACCGCGGCGGCAGCGTCGAGGGCGTCGAGCTGGACCCGGCCTACGCCGAGGTCGCGGTCCGCGCCGCGCACATCATGGGCCTGCGGGTGGCCGGCGTGGACATGCTCGAGGGCGACGAGGGGCCGCTGGTCATGGAGGTCAACTCCTCACCCGGCCTGCAGGGCATCGAGGCGGCGACCAAGCTGGACGTCGCCGGCGCGATCGTCGACTACATCGCCGACCAGGTCGGTTTCCCGGACATCGACGTGCGCCAGCGCCTCGCCGTCTCCACGGGGTATGGCGTGGCCGAGATCGCGGTGATGTCCGGCTCGGACATGATCGGCAAGACCCTCGCCGAGTCCGGGCTGCGGGAGAACGACATCCAGGTGCTCACCCTGCACCGCGGCACCCGGGTCGTGCCCAACCCGCTGCCGGGCAAGGAGCTCGAGGACGGCGACCGGCTGCTGTGCTTCGGCCGGCTGGAGAACATGCGCTCCCTCATCCCGGCCCGCTCGCGGCGGCCCCGTCGCGTGCGCCGGCTGCCCAAGAACCCGATCCTGGAGCACGAGAGCGCCTCGTAG
- a CDS encoding NAD(P)H-binding protein, translated as MRIAIIGGHGKIALELHPLLSEAGHEVDAIIRNPDQQAAIAERGANPVVADVQSLSVEELTELLRGHDVVVWSAGAGGGDPERTFAVDRDAAIRTMDAAVAAGVPRYVIVSYLGATTDHGVPEDNSFFAYAEAKAAADEHLRGTDLAWTIVAPGALSLEAPTGHLLVVGYGPDDADRDPSVVGQSQVSRADVARVLAAVVERDDLGGVMIEFVNGPTPIAEALDAAAQR; from the coding sequence ATGCGTATCGCCATCATCGGAGGACACGGAAAGATCGCCCTCGAGCTGCACCCGCTGCTGAGCGAGGCGGGGCACGAGGTCGATGCCATCATCCGCAACCCGGACCAGCAGGCCGCCATCGCCGAGCGCGGGGCCAACCCCGTCGTCGCCGACGTGCAGTCGCTGTCGGTCGAGGAGCTGACCGAGCTGCTGCGCGGCCACGACGTCGTCGTCTGGTCGGCCGGCGCGGGCGGCGGTGACCCGGAGCGCACCTTCGCGGTCGACCGCGACGCCGCGATCCGGACCATGGACGCCGCCGTGGCGGCCGGGGTCCCGCGCTACGTGATCGTCTCCTACCTCGGTGCGACCACCGACCACGGTGTACCGGAGGACAACTCCTTCTTCGCCTACGCCGAGGCCAAGGCCGCCGCTGACGAGCACCTGCGCGGCACCGACCTCGCCTGGACGATCGTCGCCCCCGGTGCCCTGTCCCTCGAGGCCCCGACGGGCCACCTGCTCGTCGTGGGCTACGGCCCGGACGACGCCGACCGCGACCCGTCGGTGGTCGGGCAGTCGCAGGTCTCCCGCGCCGACGTGGCGCGCGTCCTGGCGGCCGTCGTCGAGCGCGACGACCTGGGCGGCGTGATGATCGAGTTCGTCAACGGGCCGACCCCCATCGCCGAGGCGCTGGACGCCGCGGCTCAGCGCTGA
- a CDS encoding DNA topoisomerase IB yields the protein MTRLRTVKPGSKGWTRRRAGSGFTYLDHDGNRLPQEEVDRIKALAIPPAWKDVWICPVAHGHIQAVGTDEAGRRQYLYHPTWREQRDEAKFRRIIEASERLPQARRRVTRDLRREGMPLQRACATAVRMLDLGYFRIGNDVYTDTHGSFGLTTLERSHVRKVAEGLRFTFVGKSGIQQDLTISDDDVAASLRVMRSRRDGTSRLLAWRDDNGAWHLLTSDDVNAYLADIFDHELTAKDFRTWHATVHAAVALAASPEPGDSKTSQRRAVKEAVEEVSDYLGNTPTIAKGSYIDPRVIEAYEEGETITVPGASSGTSARTRQSAVEKAVRDLLSDD from the coding sequence ATGACCCGCCTGCGCACGGTGAAGCCCGGGAGCAAGGGCTGGACCCGCCGACGCGCGGGCTCCGGCTTCACCTACCTCGACCACGACGGCAACCGCCTGCCGCAGGAGGAGGTCGACCGGATCAAGGCGCTGGCCATCCCGCCCGCCTGGAAGGACGTGTGGATCTGCCCCGTCGCCCACGGCCACATCCAAGCCGTCGGCACCGACGAGGCCGGGCGGCGGCAGTACCTCTACCACCCGACGTGGCGCGAGCAGCGGGACGAGGCGAAGTTCCGGCGGATCATCGAGGCGTCGGAACGGCTCCCTCAGGCCCGGCGGCGGGTCACCCGCGACCTGCGGCGCGAGGGTATGCCGCTCCAGCGGGCCTGCGCCACCGCCGTCCGGATGCTGGACCTGGGGTACTTCCGGATCGGCAACGACGTCTACACCGACACCCACGGCTCGTTCGGGCTGACCACCCTGGAGCGCTCGCACGTGCGCAAGGTCGCCGAGGGGCTGCGCTTCACCTTCGTCGGCAAGAGCGGGATCCAGCAGGACCTGACCATCTCCGACGACGACGTGGCTGCCTCCCTTCGGGTGATGCGCTCCCGGCGGGACGGCACCAGCCGGCTCCTGGCCTGGAGGGACGACAACGGCGCCTGGCACCTGCTCACCTCCGACGACGTCAACGCCTACCTGGCCGACATCTTCGACCACGAGCTGACTGCCAAGGACTTCCGCACCTGGCACGCGACCGTGCACGCGGCGGTCGCGCTGGCCGCCTCGCCGGAGCCGGGCGACAGCAAGACCAGCCAGCGTCGTGCGGTCAAGGAGGCGGTGGAGGAGGTCTCGGACTACCTGGGCAACACCCCGACGATCGCCAAGGGCTCCTACATCGACCCGCGCGTCATCGAGGCCTACGAGGAGGGCGAGACGATCACCGTGCCGGGCGCGTCGTCGGGGACGAGCGCCCGGACCCGGCAGAGCGCGGTCGAGAAGGCGGTGCGGGACCTGCTGTCGGACGACTGA
- a CDS encoding WhiB family transcriptional regulator, protein MTQSEALEPMIEVWEWQQNGACRDASPDIFFHPEGERGPSRERRVQRAKAVCGTCPVLDTCRDHALRVREPYGVWGGLTEDEREAIYRSEDADKAS, encoded by the coding sequence ATGACCCAGTCCGAGGCCCTGGAGCCGATGATCGAGGTGTGGGAGTGGCAACAGAACGGTGCCTGCCGTGATGCCAGCCCCGACATCTTTTTCCACCCGGAGGGTGAGCGCGGCCCCTCGCGGGAGCGCCGCGTCCAGCGGGCGAAGGCGGTCTGCGGCACCTGTCCGGTGCTCGACACCTGCCGCGACCACGCCCTGCGCGTCCGCGAGCCCTACGGCGTCTGGGGTGGTCTGACCGAGGACGAGCGCGAGGCCATCTACCGCAGCGAAGACGCGGACAAGGCGAGCTGA